A portion of the Zingiber officinale cultivar Zhangliang unplaced genomic scaffold, Zo_v1.1 ctg105, whole genome shotgun sequence genome contains these proteins:
- the LOC122035775 gene encoding transcription repressor OFP7-like, giving the protein MDSVCPPVSIALSAYRSGHRARQGRSNSVLGKTRRHLNASPLASQMKKSVSKSSSSKLKQRFARMLLASSCSTAANVAAATKPPATPLLVVSRRHPAAPLRRSGRACLHQLPQSSVGRNFRAVAPLDRQGGQKVEAGPRGETKRERRKVPFGQRKSFPYSSSSDSLNEDELDLFSSEEEEEDEEESRTTLFSSKSFSSDSSEFYHHSKRTKNKSTSSKSLKSTRRPPRRHAAHSTTTELRPLLSISPAKANAGGFPVVKRSTDPYGDFRSSMVEMIVERGMSRARDLEQLLHSYLKLNSSRHRQVILEAFEDICEAMFGK; this is encoded by the exons ATGGACAGTGTTTGCCCCCCAGTTTCAATTGCTTTGTCTGCTTACAGAAGTGGCCATCGTGCAAGACAAGGACGTAGCAACAGCGTTCTTGGCAAAACGAGAAGGCATCTGAATGCCTCTCCATTG GCGTCTCAAATGAAGAAATCGGTCAGTAAAAGCAGTAGTAGCAAGCTGAAGCAGCGCTTCGCACGGATGCTGCTCGCCTCCTCCTGCTCCACCGCCGCCAACGTCGCCGCCGCGACCAAGCCTCCGGCGACGC CACTACTGGTCGTTTCCCGCCGACATCCGGCAGCGCCGCTGCGTCGCTCCGGTCGTGCATGTCTCCATCAACTGCCGCAATCGTCGGTCGGTCGAAACTTCCGAGCCGTTGCTCCCCTCGATCGGCAAGGAGGACAGAAAGTGGAAGCCGGGCCCCGGGGGGAAACTAAAAGAGAGAGGCGCAAGGTACCTTTTGGTCAGAGAAAGAGCTTCCCCTACTCTTCTTCCTCGGACTCATTAAACGAGGACGAGCTCGATCTCTTCAGCagcgaggaagaggaggaggacgaGGAGGAATCGAGAACTACACTGTTCTCGTCCAAGAGCTTCTCCTCCGACTCCTCCGAATTCTACCACCACAGCAAGAGGACGAAGAACAAGAGCACTAGTAGCAAGAGCTTGAAGTCCACACGACGTCCGCCGCGAAGGCACGCGGCGCATTCGACGACGACGGAACTCCGGCCATTGCTCTCCATCTCGCCGGCGAAGGCCAACGCGGGAGGATTCCCGGTGGTGAAGCGGTCCACCGACCCTTACGGCGACTTCAGGAGCTCCATGGTGGAGATGATCGTGGAGCGCGGCATGAGCAGGGCCCGAGACCTGGAGCAGCTCCTCCACTCGTACCTCAAGCTGAACTCCAGCCGACACCGTCAGGTCATCCTCGAAGCATTTGAGGACATTTGTGAAGCAATGTTTGGCAAATAG